The following proteins come from a genomic window of Sorghum bicolor cultivar BTx623 chromosome 3, Sorghum_bicolor_NCBIv3, whole genome shotgun sequence:
- the LOC8078623 gene encoding protein indeterminate-domain 7, whose product MFHHQQEFLQAEAAAAADRESSMSNLTSSANAAPAAAAVPPPPAAGNNKRKRSLPGNPDPEAEVVALSPATLMATNRFVCEICGKGFQRDQNLQLHRRGHNLPWKLKQRGTGKEAQRKKVYVCPEASCVHHDPARALGDLTGIKKHFFRKHGEKKWKCDKCSKKYAVHSDWKAHSKICGTREYKCDCGTIFSRRDSFITHRAFCDALTEESAKAIGLNAMAAAPAPAHLHHHPLLFSPPPAAHVMQQQQQVDVALLQDHHHHHQHQEVMQPPPQQHCNYAMKTEMPPWPPAMAYDHSLMLPAAQSSATSAPPPPQPQLPAASAHLSATALLQKAAQMGATIGGAGTGYTQMAGAATSAPGTASSFGLGLPGLQNAHHHQQQDGAGVMSAGLARTASSHGRSGEEGGADGMTRDFLGLRAFSHRDILGLAGLDSSCMGAITANASMSCYEPQQQHAQPQAHQAQQQQQQSSNEPWHGMGSHS is encoded by the exons ATGTTCCACCACCAGCAGGAGTTCCTACAGGCAGAAGCTGCGGCCGCGGCAGATCGGGAGAGCAGCATGTCCAACCTCACCTCCTCCGCCAACGcggcgcctgctgctgctgctgtcccgccgccgccggccgctggCAACAACAAGCGCAAGCGGAGCCTCCCAGGCAACCCCG ACCCCGAGGCGGAGGTGGTGGCTCTTTCTCCGGCGACGCTGATGGCGACGAACCGCTTCGTGTGCGAGATCTGCGGGAAAGGGTTCCAGCGCGACCAGAACCTGCAGCTGCACCGGCGCGGGCACAACCTCCCCTGGAAGCTGAAGCAGCGCGGGACGGGGAAGGAGGCGCAGCGGAAGAAGGTGTACGTGTGCCCGGAGGCGTCGTGCGTGCACCACGACCCGGCGCGCGCGCTGGGCGACCTCACGGGGATCAAGAAGCACTTCTTCCGCAAGCACGGCGAGAAGAAGTGGAAGTGCGACAAGTGCTCCAAGAAGTACGCCGTGCACTCCGACTGGAAGGCGCACTCCAAGATCTGCGGCACCAGGGAGTACAAGTGCGACTGCGGCACAATCTTCTCCAG GCGGGACAGCTTCATCACGCACCGCGCCTTCTGCGACGCGCTCACCGAGGAGAGCGCCAAGGCCATCGGCCTCaacgccatggccgccgcgccggcgccagcgcacctccaccaccacccgcTGCTCTTCTCGCCACCGCCCGCCGCGCACgtcatgcagcagcagcagcaggtggaCGTCGCTCTTCTCCAGGatcatcaccaccaccaccagcaccaGGAGGTCAtgcagccgccgccgcagcagcactGCAACTACGCCATGAAGACGGAGATGCCGCCGTGGCCGCCGGCGATGGCCTACGACCACTCGCTGATGCTGCCCGCAGCGCAGAGCTCGGCCACGtccgcgccaccgccgccgcagccgcagctGCCCGCGGCCTCTGCGCACCTGTCGGCCACGGCGCTGCTGCAGAAGGCGGCGCAGATGGGCGCCACCATCGGCGGCGCGGGCACGGGCTACACCCAGATGGCGGGCGCCGCGACGAGCGCGCCCGGCACCGCCTCCAGCTTCGGCCTCGGCCTCCCGGGCCTGCAGAATGCCCATCATCATCAGCAGCAGGATGGCGCCGGGGTCATGTCCGCCGGGCTCGCGAGGACAGCCTCCTCCCACGGCCGCAGCGGCGAGGAAGGCGGCGCCGACGGCATGACCAGGGACTTCCTGGGCCTGCGCGCCTTCTCCCACCGCGACATCCTCGGCCTCGCCGGCTTGGACTCCTCGTGCATGGGCGCCATCACCGCCAACGCCAGCATGAGCTGCTACGAGCCACAGCAGCAACACGCACAGCCTCAGGCTCATcaggcgcagcagcagcagcagcaaagcAGCAACGAACCATGGCACGGCATGGGCAGCCATAGCTAG
- the LOC8078624 gene encoding calumenin, translating into MAPASAAASAVRKSPVTVLLLYVACAFILLLLLASYSPGLQPHHAHGRSLHRRLKLHPKSYPSSGAASGGNGGQQETHHHAASFDPTIAELERRLDDKEWEREHYSLLHGAEPDDHMKEWEEFLKDEEDFINDDERFNVADRIRELFPKIDVAPQDGFVSLDELTTWNLQQARADQHHRSAREMELYNKDGDGIVSFEAFNALRQESHGEGNMLGFQWWKEEHFNASDANADGFLDKDEFNDFLNPSDSDNPKIINLLCRQEIRQRDKDGDGKLNFEEYFSALNDHIHGYDDENADISHIGNVTVAKDRFSKLDKDNDGFISEHELEPVLDKLYLSERYYSRQQAIHAISEADKDHDGRLTLEEMIENPYAFYGSVYLSDDDDEDYFHDEFR; encoded by the exons ATGGCGCCGGCGTCGGCAGCGGCCTCGGCGGTGCGGAAGTCTCCGGTCACCGTTCTCCTCCTCTACGTAGCGTGCGCCTTcatcctgctgctgctcctcgccTCCTACTCGCCCGGCCTCCAGCCCCACCACGCCCACGGCCGCAGCCTCCACCGCCGCCTCAAGCTCCACCCAAAGAGCTACCCATCATCCGGCGCTGCCTCCGGTGGGAACGGGGGGCAACAGGAGACGCACCACCATGCGGCCTCCTTCGACCCGACCATCGCCGAGCTGGAGCGCCGGCTGGACGACAAGGAGTGGGAGCGCGAGCACTACAGCCTCCTCCACGGCGCCGAGCCGGATGACCACATGAAGGAGTGGGAGGAGTTCCTCAAGGATGAGGAGGACTTCATCAACGACGACGAGCGATTCAACGTCGCCGACCGCATCCGCGAGCTCTTCCCCAAGATTGACGTCGCCCCGCAGGACGGATTCGTCTCCCTCGACGAGCTCACCACCTGGAACCTCCAGCAGGCCAGGGCCGACCAGCACCATCGCTCCGCTAGGGAGATGGAGCTCTACAACAAGGACGGCGATGGGATAGTCTCATTCGAGGCCTTCAATGCGCTGCGCCAAGAATCCCATG GAGAGGGCAATATGCTGGGGTTCCAATGGTGGAAGGAGGAGCATTTCAATGCCTCAGATGCAAACGCTGATGGCTTCCTTGATAAAGATGAGTTCAATGA TTTCCTTAATCCAAGTGATTCGGATAATCCCAAAATCATCAATTTGCTCTGCAGACAAGAAATAAG GCAGAGGGATAAAGATGGTGACGGAAAGTTAAACTTTGAAGAATACTTTAGTGCGCTAAATGACCATATacatggttatgatgatgagaATGCAGATATTTCCCATATTGGGAACGTAACAGTTGCGAAGGATCGGTTTTCCAAACTTGACAAAGATAATGATGG GTTTATTTCGGAGCATGAACTAGAGCCTGTTCTTGATAAGCTCTATCTTTCCGAGCGCTATTATTCTAGACAGCAAGCCATCCATGCTATTTCAGAG GCAGACAAAGATCATGATGGGAGGCTAACTTTGGAAGAGATGATTGAGAACCCCTATGCATTTTATGGCAGTGTTTACCTtagcgatgacgacgacgaagaCTACTTCCACGATGAATTTCGCTGA
- the LOC8078207 gene encoding uncharacterized protein LOC8078207 — protein sequence MDAVCDSLLLEEILPRVAPKNLLRLGATSRRYNALVRSPGFRRRYWCRAGVFLDLARDASGVLPRFLSSSHAPEKLVVLGDGDTTNLALFPSSSSSSARTTEELAEASLSSSWWRTGVVVVAAHSTTGGLLLCAKGRPTSRSAQYYVCNPVTRQRVVLPELRSSSLCYDPQCALLTTVANCTAGSGSQFQVVVIEQWQMEDAYLRLKVFSSGAGQWESTRISLSESSLPFEHDFRPRPVLGQSGAAYWLQPRDDTAIAYHSASDSFQVIALPRHLASRKRDRVIGERHGGGGSGGGGLRFAQSHASVLEVWEWNDSQTTTTRRRRTTTRIAQDAWTLLHRVGIAELLERNPEAAAAAGQGRSHVTPVGFHPTDVDVVFLELPWGVVVAYSMEHGTMNLQCTHNGYGTSVNLFPYVHPPYPVQIPAINNNNSSPLALPRKRKAGTHE from the coding sequence ATGGACGCCGTGTGCGACAGCCTGCTGCTGGAGGAGATCCTCCCGCGCGTGGCTCCCAAGaacctcctccgcctcggcgCCACCTCGCGCCGCTACAACGCCCTCGTCCGCAGCCCCGGCTTCCGGCGCCGGTACTGGTGTCGCGCCGGCGTCTTCTTGGACCTCGCCCGAGACGCCAGCGGGGTTCTTCCGCGCTTCCTCTCTTCAAGCCATGCGCCGGAGAAGCTCGTCGTGCTCGGCGACGGCGACACGACGAACCTCGCCTTGTTTCCCAGTTCCTCTTCCTCCAGCGCGCGTACTACCGAGGAGCTGGCGGAGGCCTCCCTCTCCTCGTCGTGGTGGCGCAccggcgtcgtcgtcgtggcGGCGCACTCGACGACGGGCGGCCTGCTGCTGTGCGCCAAGGGCCGTCCCACCTCGCGAAGTGCGCAGTACTACGTGTGCAACCCTGTGACGCGGCAGCGCGTGGTTCTCCCGGAGCTGCGGTCGTCGTCCCTCTGCTACGACCCGCAGTGCGCGCTCCTGACGACGGTGGCGAATTGCACGGCGGGTTCGGGATCTCAGTTCCAGGTGGTGGTGATCGAGCAATGGCAGATGGAAGACGCGTACCTTCGCCTCAAAGTCTTCTCCTCGGGCGCCGGCCAGTGGGAGAGCACAAGGATCTCACTGTCGGAGTCTTCCCTCCCTTTCGAGCACGACTTCCGGCCGCGTCCGGTGCTGGGACAGAGCGGCGCCGCCTACTGGCTGCAGCCGCGGGACGACACGGCCATAGCATATCACAGCGCGAGCGACTCCTTCCAAGTCATTGCGCTGCCTCGCCATCTCGCCAGCCGCAAACGGGACCGGGTGATAGGGGAGCGCCATGGCGGAGGCGGATCCGGAGGCGGCGGCCTCCGGTTCGCGCAGTCGCACGCGTCGGTGCTGGAGGTGTGGGAGTGGAACGATTcacagacgacgacgacgaggaggaggaggacgacgacgaggatAGCACAGGACGCGTGGACGCTGCTGCATCGGGTTGGCATCGCGGAGCTGCTGGAACGGAACCCAGAAGCCGCCGCAGCTGCAGGACAAGGTCGTTCTCACGTCACGCCAGTCGGCTTCCACCCAACCGACGTTGATGTCGTCTTCCTCGAGTTACCTTGGGGTGTGGTGGTCGCCTACTCCATGGAGCATGGCACCATGAATCTGCAGTGCACACACAATGGCTACGGGACTTCAGTTAATCTCTTCCCGTATGTGCATCCGCCTTACCCGGTGCAGATTCCTGCGATAAACAACAACAACTCATCACCCTTGGCATTACCAAGAAAACGAAAAGCAGGGACACATGAATGA